The nucleotide sequence TAAACGCACCATAGTGCTGACTACTGATGGAGAGTCATACATCTCTTTTGCCAGTTCCCGGATCGTGAACTCCACTGTTCATCAGTTAATAAAGGAGTGTGGAGGAGGACATCTTCAGTTTAATGAAATACAGAAAGATCTCTCTAAGATATTCCAAAGAATCAAGAAGATACTCAAGAAAGAAGATGAAGAATGTATAATTTGTGACATGTATGAGGATGCAGACGATGGAACACCAGTAGATAAGACGAGCAGATCTGGACATTTAGTCGGACCAGAGGAAGAAGAGGATTCTGATCATGAAGTGGAAGGAAAGTTCAAAGAGAGCCATACCAGTGTGGTAAAAAAAAGTGATGGAAGAGGTGCTCTAAATGTTTTTTGTAAGTTTTGAGGATTACTACAACTTTATCTAGAGTATATACAAaatgttaagtaaaaaaaaaaaattataataataataaagcttctaaaacaatttaaacacataacatttttaaagatgtctCTAAATTTAGCCTGGTGGTCAGTCTATTGCAGTGCTTCAGTGATTTTACCAAACATATTTAACAgaagtgtatattattttatgtatgtaGCAATAACCTAACACAAAATTATATAGCCCTAATACACACCAGAGTATTTGCAAGGTCCCCCTGACACATTTTTTAATTCACTGAAATGCAAAAATCACTAGTTTTAGCATACACAATGTATTCTGCTAAAACATAAAGTCTAGTTAATACACAGTAGAGGTCTTCACAGGTCCAAAAATGTGTGCCTGGACCCGAAGAGACCTGGACATGTGCTATCCGGAACTGACCCAGAcctattatttgaaagtttggacTGCTACAGAACCGAGAAATGCCGTAAATGTACTACCCGGacccgtctattatttgaaatctGGACCCGGCAGAGACACACAGACCTGATTGAACCCGATCGTCACAGATCCCACAGCTTATTGCTATTtacaagttaatttacaagttgtgaaaataaaactttgtgtcttaccaaatgtaacgttagtagcctTCTCTCCTGTACCTGACTGTGACGCACacaatccatcctccttgccaagcAAGATGGTATAATAACATCCATGttgttcctctcttgctgattgaaGAGCATGAataatccactcattatttcagcttcaaaagtccacttgctgTCACGGTGGCGGATGACAAACGCGACTTTGCAACTTTGCAGTTTTTTTGTAACTTGCATAATAAGATAACTTCCACTGTTTGaccttttgaactataataacGATTGCCCATTCAATGCCACGGCCGCTGACATTAGCATCACTAATTTGTTGTCATCTGTGCTCTCGGAGACGTGTCTGATCATAAACGCACTCCAACCACAATATCTTAAAAATCACACCGACGCCAATAATGCACTTCGGTTTACATCATCTGTCAAACACCGTTATGGCGGAATAAGTCCcgccttctaaataaaagagccaatcgtcaATTGGTAAGTCATCGTGTCACTGCAGATCGGGTCCTCGGGTTCAGGTGGACCTGTGAATACCTCTAATACACAGATCAATAATATCCAGGATAGAAATAacttacaaatacattttggtaAAAAACATTCTTGGCTCTACCACTAGAGTCACAAGGAAAATGGTCAACATCAAAATATTTGTACTGAAATAATACATGAAAAAATTCATTAAAACGTATTAGACACCATGTGGGCAATACTGTAGGCATAATTTGCACATCAAATTAATAAATCTGTATTAGAGTAATGATGTGCAGAGTTAAAGagttttaattacagtaattgtaGGAACTAGGAAGCGCAGGTAAGGTAAAGCTGAACTGAGTCTACTGtctcttaaaatgtttttcagCATCAGTACCTGTTCCTGGAAAACCAGAGCTGAACGTTATGCTCTGTGGAAGCAATACAACACTCAAGGCCTCCGTGTCCAAACAATTTCGGCGggtaatgaaaaaaatgaaaaaaggacaTCTAATCACGCTTGTGGAACTTTCAGCTCTCACTCAGCTCTCAAAAGAGGAAATGATATGTGAATCTCtccgctctgtctctctctgtgatCCTGGAGTTCATGTTTTCCTCTTCATTGTTCCTGCTGGTCAACTTACTGATAAAGACAGAGCAGAAATGGAGAAAATCCAGAAAATGTTTAATACTAAAGATCGCCTCATGGTGCTTTTCACGACTGATGACAGAAATACTGATTTTTTAGCATCCAAAGAATGCCAGAGGATTGTCAGTCTTTATGGGGGTTGTTACAATTTGATGATGTTAAAGGACCAAAAAAACAGCAAACTGACCTCGGAGGTGTTAGAATCCATGGTGCAAATGAAGACTGAACCGTATTCACTTAAGATGCATGTAAGAGATCATGAGAAGAGAGTCAAACAAGAACTAGAAGATAAATACAAAAAAGATCTGAGAGAGAGGGATGAGAAGATTAAAGAATTACAGCAGAAGATTCAGTCAGATGGTGAGTGGATGTATTACTAAAAttctgatattaaaataataaaatatcataagTAACACAtttccaatatatttttataaattttttggcTTTAACTAAAGATTGGCTATTGAATATAACTGAAATTACATAGATGatgttagattaaaaaaaataaacatcttgaTCTGTATTTTTCTACTTGCATTTATGGACAATAACAATTATTAATGTAGTCCTAACAGCCAATACAAATACATCAAGTACAAATACCTTAAAATAAGCTTATGACAAAATTAACAAGTGTTGCAATAGCtcattttaattgactaaattCAACAAAAAGTGAAGGAGCAAAATAGGACTAATgtaacatttactgtatatgtaacATTTTTAAGAATATAGATATAGACATATTCTTTTGTAATCAACAGCATGTCACAGCTGTACTGTACATAGAGCTGAACTTTaagccagaatattccttttattcaTGAACTCATCCAACATGATTTTCAGGTACTGAAGATGAACCAGCTGATGTGAAGTGTTTGAGAATTGTGTTGATTGGGAGAACAGGAAATGGAAAGAGTGCAACAGGAAACACAGTTCTGGGAAGAGATGCATTTCAGAGCAAACTGAAGTCAGATTCAGTGACGACTGTTTGTCAGAAGGGAGTTGGTGAAGTTGATGGTAAAACGGTCACTGTTGTTGATACTCCAGGTCTCTTTGACACAACACTGCCAAATGAAAAAGTGATAGATGAAATGgtgaaatgtgttttactgtCAGCACCTGGACCTCATGTCTTCATCATTGTGTTGACTTTGGGAAGATTTACAAGAGAAGAGATGGACACTGTGGATCTGATAAACAAGATGTTTGGTTCAAAAGCTGCACAGTTCAGTATTGTAGTCTTCACCAGAGGAGATGATCTACAGGAGCCTATAGAAGATTATTTGAGGGAAAGTAATTCAGCAGAACTCAAGAGGTTGATCAAAGACTGTGGAGACAGATACGTCGTTTTtaataacaaagaaaagaaagaccACACACAAGTGACTTGTCTTTTAAATATGATAGAAGAAGTGAGGAAATCTAACCAGGGTCAGTACTTCACTAACAGCATGTTTGAGGATGCAGAGATGTCCATTAAAAAGAAAATGGAGGAAAtactgaaagagaaagagaaggaaattCAGGCTCAGAAAGAGGAATTTCAAGCTAAATATGAAATGGAAATGAAAAACATGAAGGAAAGGTTGGAGAAAGAGAAGCAAAGAGCAGATAAGGAAAGGATGCAAATGGAAAGTAAGTTTATGGAAAAGGAGGAAGCTCTCAAAAATCAGTTTGACGAGAAAGTAAAAACAGAACAGAAGAAGCGAGACACGGAGAACCAGAAACGAATGCAggaggaaaaacaacaaaaagctgAATATCAGCAAAAAATAGAAAAGATGAAGAGAGAGATGGACAATCAGATATCACAGTATGAAAAACAGCAacaggaaagagagaaagagaataaatTGAGAGAAGAGGAATACAAACAGGCTCAAGAAAAGATGAAACCCGAGCAAGAGTCTGCCGTGGCTGAACTGAGACAGAAACAAGAACAGGAAACTAAAAAGAGGTTGTTGGAGGAACAAAAGAGGAGTGAtcaagaagaaaaagagagagaaaggtggaggagaaaaataaaatatgctgaaaatgacaaagaaattcaagagaaaattaaacaaaaacagaaagaatgggaggaagaaaagaaaagacagatgGGAGAAAGAGAGGATGAAGAAAAGAACAGAAGAGACAGGCACGAGGAAGAGCTGAGAGAAAAGCAAGAACAACTGGAGAACATGAGAAAGAAATTtgtaggagagagagaagaagaaacaaaaaagagagaagaagagagacaGCAGCAGATCAAAGAGAAACAGCAGAAAGAGAGGGAATATGAAGACAAGAAAAGTGAAATGGAAAGTCATTATGGTGAGCTGGAACGAGAGAGGAAAAAGGAGTGGGACAGGAAAAAACAAGAGGATGATGAGAGAAGAgaggaggaaaaaaagaaaatgattgaaGATCTGAAACAAGAGCGAAAAGATGAGTttgagagaagagaaagagaggagagcgctagaaaagaaagagaggaacAAGAGCGTgataaaatgataaaagaatatGAGCAGAAAATAAATAAGATGAAAAATGAACATGATGATGAAGCACGAAGAAAAGCAGAAGAATTGAATGATTTCAAAGACAAAAAAGAGCAGCAATTTCAAGAGCTCAGACAAACGCTAAGAGAGCGTGATGAACTATTTGAATTACTGCAAGAAGTGTATCAGCGCTTACAAATTGAATCAGATGAAGAAGCGAAAAAGCTAAAAAGTCAGCTTGAATATTCAATGAAGAGGTCAAAATGTGCCATTCTGTGATACTTCATGTTAAAGATATGTCAAAAAAGCAATAAGCACAAACAAAAGTGGCTTATTGCATTTTATAAGACAGTAGCAACAggaatatgataaaagacaccaatgttcaataaacagtttcatttatcattattaataatcagaataaatgATATACCCGATTTAAAATAGCAAGTAATATAGCTGATTTTCACAgtggttgccaagcaacatagGAACTTGGCACAGGTGTGAGTTCTTTTAGCCCAACCAATCAGAATTTACATTAAGGTTCTATTCTTTTTATAGTTGGACCCTTTCCCCACCCGAACTGAACCCAAATGAGAATGTGTGGGCCCTTCtaaaatgtgagatttacagtgatgGAGAACAGTTCACATCTTTGAATGACATCTGGGTGGCTGTGTTGGCTGTTTGATCTaaaattgttgatgaattaaTGGATGCTCAAGGTTCATGAAAGTTCATgaaagttattgaaaagaagtgtGCTTGTATTGCCCACTAAATATCTTGAAATGCCCAAAATGTTACATGATAATTTGATATGGTAATATTatttactttaatatttatttactcAAATCTACTTTTTTACTGTTCATTTTAATGTTAGTGGAGAAAATGAAGTGTGAAGAACATGAGAAAATTACTGCAACTCCCCTGAGAAACACAACTCTCACTTTTTCTTGATTAAGTTTTCAGTTTTGCAACAAAATAAGGTTTTAGGAATCACTGACAGCGTTGTATCTGTTGAACAGtaaaattaataatgaaaaatacttacTGCCTAATAATACTGCACTCAGTGTATAAATGTCTTGCATTTAAAGTACATCTTTTCTTATTTAATGTCATTTTCCCACCTACAGGTTGGTGgcttaaataacacattttagggcttttcacaatacacttgattataaagcagctttacagaaaatcatgctgtaAATGTTCAAAGTCCCTAGAACTTTAGGTGGCTGCAACTAGTATAGTACTGTAAACTGCTTTGGATAATGTGGATAATAATTATACAGCTCAATGCTCTGtttaatacagtatatagagtCAGGCCTTATaaccagggatgtagtggaggctaaacgcacgtaaacgccgtttacccacctccaaagtgggtttatccagctctaaattgcgtttatccacctctaaataggtagttcctaagccattttaaattaagcttatgtcgttttagtttcatattgttcattattagtttcataggttgttaaacctaagacgaagtctttcataatgcgctgctgccagtgtttcccatgcgcgtgcatcgatattgactactaccagctatatacagcgtgctgacctcaaaaatccagctgtattctaacaataacttagctctccttattagctaggctccttgcatgctggctaataagtaataactgacagtgctgtgtcaGTCTTTATTGGACttatactttctttctttctggttGCAAAGTGTGCCAAGATTGAAAAAGGAAATGTCTTATTGAATTTGAACGCAACAACAAAACTTGTGTGAGAGAATTAGAACAGAAAGTTGttattgtaaaataatgtttaatatttaaaggtTGGGGGGAGGGGTTATAATGATATCATGTAGATACCAGGGCAAATTTGTCAACATATGGAAACACTTTTTGAGACagtaagatgcttttttgagtaacaaattaagattttttttcaaaataactacttcaaaTGATATACAAATAGCTACTACAATTGAGGCCAGATTATTATTAACCTGCATTATTCGGCTTGTGTCATACACCAGCAGCCAATATATTATAGGTCGACAATCTGgaaaatcaaaatattattaataaattaattcatttttcgggcggtggtgcagcggttagcactgttgcctcacagcaagaaggtcgtgggttcaaaccctggttgccccggcctttctgtgtggagtttgcatgttctccccgtgtctgcgtgggttctctccgggtactccggcttcctcccaccatccaaaagacatgcaggctgggttaattggtgtctccaaaaaaattgccgtggatgtggaggtgagtgtgagtgtatgtctgtctatgtgtggccctgcgatggactggcgacctgtccagggtgtcccccgcctttcgcccaatgttagctgggataggctccagccctccgcgaccctgtacacaggataagcggttgacgatggatggatggatggatggaattcatttttcatttaaatagtgcttttctgacacaacACTCAAAGTGCCTTAGTGAACAGaagactctcctcaaccaccaacagtgtgcagcatccacctggatgatgcgacggcagccatagtgcgccagtacactcaccacacaccagctattggtgaagaggagagagtagagttatagagccaataaatggatggggattattaggaggctgttattgagaagggccaatgggggaatttggccaggacaccggagTCACCACTACTCTCTACGAGAAGTGACTTGATCCTTTCTGTGGTCAGTAAAAATctctcggtttaacatctcatatcCCCATCACTGTACTGGGTCATAAAGAGTcaagacccacacagaccacattAAGAGCACCCCCTCCTATCCTCCCTAATATTACTATTGAGCCAGTAATGGAAATACTGTTATGTTGTTTTGGGGCTGGTTTTAGTCATCTACTACAAGTAACGGCATGCCATTTACCATATTCTGTTAGTTTCATATTAAGAATATTAAGAAGGGCTTGGCAATCATAGGACATTAAGGAACTATTCCGAATAACATGAAC is from Xyrauchen texanus isolate HMW12.3.18 chromosome 8, RBS_HiC_50CHRs, whole genome shotgun sequence and encodes:
- the LOC127648283 gene encoding GTPase IMAP family member 8-like isoform X1: MDTTRSARRGTEMSIMAKLLPSSSSNHPNMSGWRIVLLGKDASENSRVRNFILGVEVSESEASSAYLQQHSVIISGMVEERHITVINTPHLLQPNLLESQLTNRVKECVELSAPGPHVIILVLQHNNFNNMDRHRVKHVLKLFSEQAIKRTIVLTTDGESYISFASSRIVNSTVHQLIKECGGGHLQFNEIQKDLSKIFQRIKKILKKEDEECIICDMYEDADDGTPVDKTSRSGHLVGPEEEEDSDHEVEGKFKESHTSVVKKSDGRGALNVFSSVPVPGKPELNVMLCGSNTTLKASVSKQFRRVMKKMKKGHLITLVELSALTQLSKEEMICESLRSVSLCDPGVHVFLFIVPAGQLTDKDRAEMEKIQKMFNTKDRLMVLFTTDDRNTDFLASKECQRIVSLYGGCYNLMMLKDQKNSKLTSEVLESMVQMKTEPYSLKMHVRDHEKRVKQELEDKYKKDLRERDEKIKELQQKIQSDGTEDEPADVKCLRIVLIGRTGNGKSATGNTVLGRDAFQSKLKSDSVTTVCQKGVGEVDGKTVTVVDTPGLFDTTLPNEKVIDEMVKCVLLSAPGPHVFIIVLTLGRFTREEMDTVDLINKMFGSKAAQFSIVVFTRGDDLQEPIEDYLRESNSAELKRLIKDCGDRYVVFNNKEKKDHTQVTCLLNMIEEVRKSNQGQYFTNSMFEDAEMSIKKKMEEILKEKEKEIQAQKEEFQAKYEMEMKNMKERLEKEKQRADKERMQMESKFMEKEEALKNQFDEKVKTEQKKRDTENQKRMQEEKQQKAEYQQKIEKMKREMDNQISQYEKQQQEREKENKLREEEYKQAQEKMKPEQESAVAELRQKQEQETKKRLLEEQKRSDQEEKERERWRRKIKYAENDKEIQEKIKQKQKEWEEEKKRQMGEREDEEKNRRDRHEEELREKQEQLENMRKKFVGEREEETKKREEERQQQIKEKQQKEREYEDKKSEMESHYGELERERKKEWDRKKQEDDERREEEKKKMIEDLKQERKDEFERREREESARKEREEQERDKMIKEYEQKINKMKNEHDDEARRKAEELNDFKDKKEQQFQELRQTLRERDELFELLQEVYQRLQIESDEEAKKLKSQLEYSMKRSKCAIL
- the LOC127648283 gene encoding GTPase IMAP family member 8-like isoform X2; its protein translation is MVEERHITVINTPHLLQPNLLESQLTNRVKECVELSAPGPHVIILVLQHNNFNNMDRHRVKHVLKLFSEQAIKRTIVLTTDGESYISFASSRIVNSTVHQLIKECGGGHLQFNEIQKDLSKIFQRIKKILKKEDEECIICDMYEDADDGTPVDKTSRSGHLVGPEEEEDSDHEVEGKFKESHTSVVKKSDGRGALNVFSSVPVPGKPELNVMLCGSNTTLKASVSKQFRRVMKKMKKGHLITLVELSALTQLSKEEMICESLRSVSLCDPGVHVFLFIVPAGQLTDKDRAEMEKIQKMFNTKDRLMVLFTTDDRNTDFLASKECQRIVSLYGGCYNLMMLKDQKNSKLTSEVLESMVQMKTEPYSLKMHVRDHEKRVKQELEDKYKKDLRERDEKIKELQQKIQSDGTEDEPADVKCLRIVLIGRTGNGKSATGNTVLGRDAFQSKLKSDSVTTVCQKGVGEVDGKTVTVVDTPGLFDTTLPNEKVIDEMVKCVLLSAPGPHVFIIVLTLGRFTREEMDTVDLINKMFGSKAAQFSIVVFTRGDDLQEPIEDYLRESNSAELKRLIKDCGDRYVVFNNKEKKDHTQVTCLLNMIEEVRKSNQGQYFTNSMFEDAEMSIKKKMEEILKEKEKEIQAQKEEFQAKYEMEMKNMKERLEKEKQRADKERMQMESKFMEKEEALKNQFDEKVKTEQKKRDTENQKRMQEEKQQKAEYQQKIEKMKREMDNQISQYEKQQQEREKENKLREEEYKQAQEKMKPEQESAVAELRQKQEQETKKRLLEEQKRSDQEEKERERWRRKIKYAENDKEIQEKIKQKQKEWEEEKKRQMGEREDEEKNRRDRHEEELREKQEQLENMRKKFVGEREEETKKREEERQQQIKEKQQKEREYEDKKSEMESHYGELERERKKEWDRKKQEDDERREEEKKKMIEDLKQERKDEFERREREESARKEREEQERDKMIKEYEQKINKMKNEHDDEARRKAEELNDFKDKKEQQFQELRQTLRERDELFELLQEVYQRLQIESDEEAKKLKSQLEYSMKRSKCAIL